GGTAATTCATATCAGAAACGACTGATCTTTTCCTCTGCGAAAGATTTCGAGCGAAAATCTCTGGAATGGCGTGATCGCCAGCAGATGGTAGAGATTATTTGTGGCAGGTGTTTCGTAAAGTTTTATATAGTATTGTGTTATGTCAATTGTCATGTTTGGTGATGAGTCTGGATAACCGATCTTTCCTGGACAAAATGGGGGCGTTCTTTCCTCGGATCGGGCTCAAAACATCAGGAAAATGGAAAAAAACTCGGCAGGGGTGTCACAACTCGGAGGGGGGCCTGTAAGGGAATTGTCTCAACGAGAGCAACCTCAACACCACCAACTTATTTCTGGAGCCTGACATGACTTTCAACCTTCACACTAACCTGTTTCGTCAACTTTTCAACAATGCACTCTTCAAAGGTCTGCTCTGCGGAATCGCTACTTTCAACGTTCTTTCCGGGCCGACTTTTGCTGTCGCAGCGAACCCGATTAACGATGCTGCCGAGTATAAAGAGTGGGGACTTGATTATCCCGGCAAGACTCCCTCCAAGGGGACCACAGCGGATTCTGAAAAACCGGTTGAACGCCCTGTGTCACAGGCTCCTGTTTCTCAAGCTCCTGTATCAAACCCTTCGGGGCTGATGGGGGGCACTGTCCCTCAGGATATCGCAGGCTCCTTTGAGCAGGCTGCGGTTCACGTCATTGTGTTCTACGCTGACGGCAAACACATCATGATGCCCGGCTGGATTGTCGATACGGAACGTCGCATTATTCTGACGTTCGCTCTGATGAAAGATGCCACCCGGGTACATATTGCCTACCCCCAGGTGCCTTCCGATGACAAGGATTCGATGATCGGTTCTCCCGCTGTGATCCTGAACTATGACACCAAGATGGATGTAGCTTATCTGCAGGCCAAAACCATGCCACAGGGACTCGCCCACCTGACCACTTCGAACGCACCACAGACACGTCCTGAACCTCAGCGTACTGTCAGTCACAAACCGACGGCACCAGTGCCTCCTGCACAGGGTGGTCACAATGGTGGTCAGCAGGGACACTTCAATGTTGGCGGATTTAACGGCGGGCAGCAGGGATCGTTCAACGGTGGTCATCTGCAGGGTAATGGAAACGGTGGATATACGCCTCCTCAGCAGCAGGCAAACCCGCTCGTCGGAAAATGGTATCTGCAGGATGTCGTGAATGGGACACAGATTCAGATTGCTGTCGCATTCGGTGCACAGGGGCAGTTTGCGATGGAAGTGATGTCTGTCGATGCCTACGGTCAGCAGAATTATGATTCTGACAACGGTACCTACACCATTCAGGGAAACACGCTGACCGTGAACACCAGCGATGGACCAGAGCAATCCAGGTTCTGGTTTGAGAATGGTGTCCTGTATGTCCAGTTGGTTGCCAACGGAACCACATTCGCTTTCCAGCAGGCAGCATGAGTCGTGTTGAAGGAGGTTGATCGGGAAAAGCCCTCGTTCCTCAGGAACGGGGGCTTTTTTCAATTTCAGGCAAAGACTTTTTGCAAATAATCTGCGCGTGTCTTGTCACAATCCGCTTGCAGACCGGTATGGGAAGGCGTTGACATTTCACTCTTTAAGGAACACGACCATGAAATCTCTTTCCCGCAACCGAATCCCAGTACTTTCTGTCATTGTCTTCCTGGGATCTCTGACGATTCTGAATTCGTACTGTCACACCGCAGCAGCGGCTCCTTATCGCCAGAAAATTCACATGAAACACATAAAGCTCTACGATGCGAACGGCTTCGGACAACCAATTGTCGCTCGATCTTTTCTCATGCCGGCTGACTGGCAGGTTGCCGGAGGAGTTCAGTGGAGTACGCACTACGATCCAAACCAGCCTGCCTATTTCGAGAGTTTTTCCGCGATGAGTCCTGATGGACGAGTCAGCTTTGACATGCTTCCTGCCTATTCCTGGATCTGGTTTACGGATCCTGGCATTCGACAGATGATGATTCAGACCGGCAATGCCTCACGTCTGGCGTCACCGCTTGATGCAACGGGAGTTGTGCAGGAATACATTATCCCCAATTATCGGCCGGGCGCTGTTATCGTTTCGGTAAAACCGCGTCCCGATCTTGCCAATGCACTTCGCCAGCAGTTGATTAAACTGGGGCTGGGGAGACTGGAAGCCAATGGATGCCGGGTGACTCTGGATTTTGTCGAAGCACAAATCGCGTACACTCAAAATGGAGTACGATATCTGGAGTCGGCAGTGGTCCAGTTATTCCGGTCCGACTTTCCTTCTACCGGCATGCAGTCCTATACGGCTTCGAACCTGTTCCTCTTCAAGGCACCCGCAGCAGAATGGGAGGAAAATCAGCTGATTTATGCAACTGCGATGCGTTCGATGCGACAGAATCCCGCCTGGCTCAAAGCAATCAACCAGTTCCAAAAAAATATGGCCCGTATTCGTCAGCAGGGGGCAGTGCGTCGTCAGCAGATTATGCATCAAATGTATGAAGAAATGCGAGAATCGCAGCAGGAATCCTGGGAATATCGGCAGGAGTCTATCGATCACGTCGCACGTGAGTTCAGCGAATCCATCCGTGAAGTCGAAACGTATCATGACCCGTCAACCGGTTATGATGTGGAACTTCCTCAGAACTATGATTATGCATTTTCAAATGGACTGGGTGAGTATATCATCACAAACGATCCGCTCTACAATCCGAGTCAGGATCAGTTTGGGGGAAACTGGCATCCGCTGCAGGCGGCTCCCTAGACTGTGTCCAGTATTATTGTCGTGCTTCCAGTGTCAGGTGTGCGATTGTCACGATGATGCATCAGCAGTTGTGGGAGTCGCATGCTTTTTTTCCTGAACTCAACCGGAGTTCGAAGACCAGTCTGCCGGCAGTACATCGCGGATTCGATCCAATAGCTGTAACTGTGCCAGTTCATCCTCAAGTCGCTCCGGAGTTGTGACGTTAATCGCATCTGCGACTTCCGCCACAAGCAACTCTGCAAAGCGGACACGTGCCCGTCGTAACTGCTGGCGTGCCTGATCAGCGCGGACCGGTTTGCCGATTTCCTGGCTCAGCCGCTCGGCCAGTTCTTCGGAAGAGCAATCCGGATCATCGGTTCGCAATTTCAGGATACTGTAAGCGACGCTACCTTCATGATTCTGCTGATAGTTCTCGAGTTGCGACCAGGCAAGGCTCAGGACCTGATCTCTCCAACTCTCGGTCCAGGCGGCGTCCGTCTCATTGTTTGAGTCGTCGGCATTCAGGTCCAGGTCGTAATCGACAGTGCGCCGGACTTTTTGTTTGGACCACAGGTTACGCACCATATTGCGAACAGCTACTTTGAGCAGATCCCGGAAGCGTCCTTTCTGTGGATCAGCGCCAGCAAAATCGCCCTGGAGCAACCGGACCATGACATCCTGCGAAATCTCATCTGCCAGGTGCTCGTCACGAGTGATTGCGCGGACGTAGCGTCGGATGGCCGGCGAGTACCGCATGACCAGATACTGTCTTGCCTCGGCACCGCCCGCGAGCGATTCACCGTGCGCCCTCTGGATGACGCTCCAGCGTGTCGGCTGTGCATCGAAACGGGATACAAATTCTTCAGGTTCCAGATCTGTCATCGCCAAATTCCAGGGGGCTGATTGTTGATTATGTCACGTTTGTGTTGTGGTTGAGGTTACTGCTGTTTCTGCTGCACGGGTTTCGGAGCGTCCAGCGTAGCTGGCGGTATTGTTGTTCGTCCTCTTTCCAGGGTGCGCAGCTTCAGTTGTTCCATTTCCGTTTCGAGTTGATGTTTCAAAGCGACCGATTTCCAGTAGGGTGACTCAGATGGGCTCTGGGTTGCTGTTTCCAGCTTCTCATAAATTTCAAGGCTTTCATTCAAAAACGCCACTGCCTGCTGCAGGGATTTGAGCCGTTCGGGAACGGTGGAATGCTGCCGATCACCTTCGGCGAGCAACTCGGCATAGGCTCTGAGTAAACCAGCCAGGATTGCCTGTTGTTGTCGGGAACTATCATTTCGAGCCAGTTCGATGGCCTCGCGCAGATGGTCAGCAGCTGCATCGTAACGAAAACGAAGCCGTTGTACGTCAGCCAGCAGTCCGTGAGAACGCTGGAACTGTTCCCGGAATTCTTTCGGGTTGGACAGGAACAGCTTTTCTGAAAACTGCTGGTGTATCTGAGCCGTTTGCAGGGCGGCATCCAGATCGGGGACGGCAATCTCTAAAGCCAGCCTTTGTTCCAGAAACTTCAATAGTGACAGGGTGATTACAGGACTTTCCGGAATTTCGTTGACGAGGCTTTGCTGTTGTTCGATCGCCTGTTCCAGTAGTTGATCAGCTTTTTTCTGCTGGTTATCGGCGTCGAGTACCTGCGCCAGGCGGGATCGGGTTCGGGCCTGCTGCCAGACAACGTGTAAGTCCTGTTGAGCTGGTTCTTCGAAATACGAAATCGCATCTTCGAGATGTTCGCTGACGAGACGCAAGCTGTTTGCAAAGGTTCCTGGTTGAGACGTTTCAACCACCTCTGCCATCAGCAGGGAGAGTTGGGCCTGTAGTTCAGCGAGGGCAGGATCATCACCGGATTTTTTGAGTTCGTCGCATTGCATCATCAGTTTCTGGCAACGATCGAGGCAATCCTGACTGGAAAGCTGTTCTCGATCGAGTTGGACGGTCAACCAGTCTGCTTTCAGAGTCAGAAGCCGGGTATTACGATCGGGTTGAGGAATCCCTGCCAGCAGCTCAGAGGCCTTGTGAACTTCTTCCCGCGCGACACTGTTCTCACCAAGTTGCTGATTTAATTGCGTCAGCCGAATTAATATTTCGGCTCGTGGTTGTCTGAGACTGACAGCATCGGCCCCCGCATGCTGCTCCAGGTCTTCATATAATTGCAGTGTATTACGATAGCTTTCTACAGCCTGCTGGAGCCGCACATCGGTGGCAAAGAATGGATCGGATTGAATTTCGGCGATTCTCAGGTAGGCTTGCGCTATATATTCGGCGAGCGTCCGGTCGGCAGCCACGTCCTGTTCCAGCCGTTGGAGATGCGCGAGTGTTTTCGACACCAGCTCTTCCTGCTGCGTGCTGCCACCACGCAGGCGTGCGATCTGAGGAATATGTTCATTCACCAGCCAGCGACCGAGTTCCTGGCTCCCCTGGAACAGTCGTTCGGAGCGGTTTAAGGCAACCTCCAGCCGTTCAACGTGAAATGTTACTCCGAGGACTGCCGCAACCAGAGTGAGGACCGAAACGGTTGCCAGGACGGTGTAGACTGGATGACGACGAGCCCATTTCCAGCTTTTTTCCCAGAAGGGCGTACGCCGTGCCTCAACGGGACGATGCTCGAGAAACCGCCGAATATCTTCGGCGAGATCGGCGGCAGACTGATAGCGCTTCTGCGGTTTTTTCTCGAGACATTTCAGGCAAATGGTTTCCAGATCTGCTGGAACCCGTGGCTGTAATTTGCGCGGGCTGATTGGCTCCTCGGTCAAGACCAGCATGATGGTCTGCATCAGGTCAGGGGTCTGAAAGGGGGGGCGTCCGGTCAGAAGTTCGTAGAGGATTGCGCCAATGGCATAGACATCGGTGGCAGGTGAAAACTGCTTGACGACACCGCTTGCCTGTTCTGGCGCCATGTAGCTGGGCGTGCCTATGATTTCGCCGGTTTGTGTTTTGTGTTCGTCACCCGCGTGCAGACGTTTGGCGAGACCGAAGTCCATGACTTTAATATTCCCGTCCTTGGCCTGCATGACGTTGGAGGGTTTCAGATCGCGGTGGAGTATTCCGGCCTGATGGCAGGCTTCGATCGCTTCGGAGATCGCGAGAATCGACTTTGCCGACTCGGTGGGGGAAGGCAATTGGGCTCTCAATGCCTCGGACAACGTCACACCTTCGACGTACTCCATCGCCAGGTAAGGTAGACCATTTGACTCTCCGGCTTCATAGATCTGACAGACACCAGGATGAGTTACTGCTGCGACAGCCCTCGATTCTTCTCGAAAACGCGACAACAATGACGGAGATGTTGTGCCCGCCGCAGCAACGACCTTGAGCGCGACAAGCCTTTCGAGGTCCAGGTGTTGTGCGAGATAGACACAACCCATACCTCCCTGACCGAGAATTGAAATCAGGCGGAAGCCCGGTATCTCAGGTAGTGGTGCGGTAGAGGCCATCCTCTGCGGGGTGGGATGTTGATTTGCAACTGTGCCCAGGAAAGTGGTTTGAGCATGTAAATCCCTCTCGTCTCGATTTTCTGAATTCAGCTTTATCCTCCTCCAAAAAAGGATTTCGCAAAGGTTCAATCAGACGACCAAACCTTTGCGAAATGTTCACCGTTGGATTTACGGGAAGCGGACTAATTCCCTGAAGCGTTCAATAAATTTTCGATCTCTTTTTTGAACCCGATTCTGTTCTGGTGCATATAGCCACAAATCATCCAGAGCTGAGCGGGTGTCAGTGTGTCTGACGGCGTGGTCATGTTCATGAATACCATATCGAACTTTTCGGGCATGCTGAAATAACCCAGACCGGTTCGTTCATTCTTCGTGGCAACCGCTTTAATGACCGCGGGAGGCAGGGAACCTTCCTCAACCCCAGCGACGACCGTGTATGCCAGGATGCCGAAGACCAGTTCGCCATGGAAATGACCCAATTCGCGCAGTTCGAAGGTGATCTTGGAAGT
Above is a window of Gimesia sp. DNA encoding:
- a CDS encoding serine/threonine-protein kinase, translated to MASTAPLPEIPGFRLISILGQGGMGCVYLAQHLDLERLVALKVVAAAGTTSPSLLSRFREESRAVAAVTHPGVCQIYEAGESNGLPYLAMEYVEGVTLSEALRAQLPSPTESAKSILAISEAIEACHQAGILHRDLKPSNVMQAKDGNIKVMDFGLAKRLHAGDEHKTQTGEIIGTPSYMAPEQASGVVKQFSPATDVYAIGAILYELLTGRPPFQTPDLMQTIMLVLTEEPISPRKLQPRVPADLETICLKCLEKKPQKRYQSAADLAEDIRRFLEHRPVEARRTPFWEKSWKWARRHPVYTVLATVSVLTLVAAVLGVTFHVERLEVALNRSERLFQGSQELGRWLVNEHIPQIARLRGGSTQQEELVSKTLAHLQRLEQDVAADRTLAEYIAQAYLRIAEIQSDPFFATDVRLQQAVESYRNTLQLYEDLEQHAGADAVSLRQPRAEILIRLTQLNQQLGENSVAREEVHKASELLAGIPQPDRNTRLLTLKADWLTVQLDREQLSSQDCLDRCQKLMMQCDELKKSGDDPALAELQAQLSLLMAEVVETSQPGTFANSLRLVSEHLEDAISYFEEPAQQDLHVVWQQARTRSRLAQVLDADNQQKKADQLLEQAIEQQQSLVNEIPESPVITLSLLKFLEQRLALEIAVPDLDAALQTAQIHQQFSEKLFLSNPKEFREQFQRSHGLLADVQRLRFRYDAAADHLREAIELARNDSSRQQQAILAGLLRAYAELLAEGDRQHSTVPERLKSLQQAVAFLNESLEIYEKLETATQSPSESPYWKSVALKHQLETEMEQLKLRTLERGRTTIPPATLDAPKPVQQKQQ
- a CDS encoding sigma-70 family RNA polymerase sigma factor, yielding MTDLEPEEFVSRFDAQPTRWSVIQRAHGESLAGGAEARQYLVMRYSPAIRRYVRAITRDEHLADEISQDVMVRLLQGDFAGADPQKGRFRDLLKVAVRNMVRNLWSKQKVRRTVDYDLDLNADDSNNETDAAWTESWRDQVLSLAWSQLENYQQNHEGSVAYSILKLRTDDPDCSSEELAERLSQEIGKPVRADQARQQLRRARVRFAELLVAEVADAINVTTPERLEDELAQLQLLDRIRDVLPADWSSNSG
- a CDS encoding lipocalin family protein — its product is MTFNLHTNLFRQLFNNALFKGLLCGIATFNVLSGPTFAVAANPINDAAEYKEWGLDYPGKTPSKGTTADSEKPVERPVSQAPVSQAPVSNPSGLMGGTVPQDIAGSFEQAAVHVIVFYADGKHIMMPGWIVDTERRIILTFALMKDATRVHIAYPQVPSDDKDSMIGSPAVILNYDTKMDVAYLQAKTMPQGLAHLTTSNAPQTRPEPQRTVSHKPTAPVPPAQGGHNGGQQGHFNVGGFNGGQQGSFNGGHLQGNGNGGYTPPQQQANPLVGKWYLQDVVNGTQIQIAVAFGAQGQFAMEVMSVDAYGQQNYDSDNGTYTIQGNTLTVNTSDGPEQSRFWFENGVLYVQLVANGTTFAFQQAA